Proteins co-encoded in one Nicotiana sylvestris chromosome 7, ASM39365v2, whole genome shotgun sequence genomic window:
- the LOC138873987 gene encoding uncharacterized protein: MLCTAGILETSGVAFTTFQFTGAAFTWCEAYERRRPVGAVPLTWQEFSTLFLKKYVPQSRREELRRQFEWLKQGDMTVSQYEARYYELDRHTGWMVSTDHERIRRFVDGLNYHLRILMTRERGQPSLSALSIQSSSRASLVKGYSVASPSTGPSSARGSLQSLPPAPGSCYECGKFRHMRRQCPRLHDVQYQQRGQPSTSAPVISPPVQPARGRGQEVKGRPRGRGRSGGSQARFYAIPGRTAAIASDTVITGIVSVCHRDAAVLFDPGSTYSYVSSYFARYLGTPQDSLSLPVHVSTPVGDTVIVDRVYLSSVMRMVGKGCLSYLDFVRDVGVEAPSIDSVPVARDFTDVFPADLSGMPLARDIDFGIDLVLGTQPISIAPYRMALAELKELKEQL; encoded by the exons ATGCTCTGTACAGCAGGGATCCTCGAGACTAGTGGTGTAGCATTTACCACCTtccagtttactggggctgccttcacttggtgcgaggcgtatgagaggcgtaggcctgttggtgcagtgccccttacttggcaggagttctccactctcttcttgaaGAAGTACGTACCGCAATCCCGcagggaggagctgcgtagacagtttgagtggctgAAACAaggagatatgactgtgtcacaataTGAGGCGAGGTATTATGAATTGGATCGTCATACTGGGTGGATGGTTTCGACAGAtcatgagaggatcaggagatttgttgatggccttaactaccatctccgtatcTTGATGACTAGAGAAAGA GGTCAGCCTTCACTAAGCGCCCTCTCAattcagagttcatctcgtgcttcATTAGTAAAGGGTTATTCAGTGGCAAGTCCTTCTACTGGTCCTTCTAGTGCcagaggttcccttcagtccctacctccagcaccgggtagttgttacGAGTGCGGAAAGTTTAGGCATATGAGGAGACAGTGTCCTCGACTTCATGATGTTCAGtatcagcagaggggtcagccctcgacttctgctccagttattTCACCACCTgtccagccagctaggggtagaggtcaggaagtcaagggtcgccctagagggagaggtcgatcaggcggtagTCAAGCCCGTTTTTATGCTATTCCAGGCCGGACAGCTGCCATTGCTTCAGAtactgtcatcacaggtattgtctcagtctgccacagagatgctgctgtattatttgatcccggttccacctattcatatgtgtcttcatattttgctcgttatttgggtacgccccaagATTCTCtttctttacctgttcatgtgtctaccccggtgggcgatactgtgattgtagaccgtgtgtatctGTCATCTGTTATG cgtatggttgggaagggttgtctgtcaTATCTAGATTTTGTGCGAGATGTTGGAGTCGaggctcctagtattgattctgtcccagttgcgAGGGATTTTaccgatgtatttcctgcagacctatcgggcatgccgctggctagggatattgattttggtattgacctggtgctgggcactcagcctatcTCTATtgcgccgtatcgtatggcactggcagagttgaaagaattgaaggagcagctttag